The proteins below are encoded in one region of Raphanus sativus cultivar WK10039 unplaced genomic scaffold, ASM80110v3 Scaffold0549, whole genome shotgun sequence:
- the LOC108847227 gene encoding uncharacterized protein LOC108847227, which yields MKSDDETAKRDSTEVESDSSVSKKQEIEDEDEDDTGMEDEVDSDSDSNNPYLWSADEEDDDSPTINYSNLQDPELEWDKDSYDDHELVFDADGRKGFSSDKAYEEFREYKTMCFKNRGFIDDPFRSIYPMRDLDDLSITPTDRQYLTNIASLCVKKLNEEKGSSAEVVSIVRGNLKPGGGFKLYITFMAREYPNGPPVEYQAKAMDFAGDKIPPLPILCRPASSML from the exons ATGAAAAGCGACGATGAGACGGCGAAACGAGATTCGACGGAGGTGGAATCTGACTCTTCTGTCTCTAAAAAACAGGAGAtcgaagatgaagatgaagacgaCACAGGCATGGAAGACGAAGTCGATAGCGATAGCGATAGCAATAACCCATACTTATGGAGTGCcgacgaagaagacgatgaCTCTCCGACAATCAACTATTCAAACTTGCAAGATCCGGAACTGGAGTGGGACAAGGACAGTTACGACGACCACGAATTGGTATTCGATGCTGACGGCCGCAAAGGTTTCTCCAGCGACAAGGCGTATGAAGAGTTCCGCGAGTATAAAACCATGTGCTTTAAGAATAGG ggGTTTATAGATGATCCATTCAGATCCATCTACCCCATGAGAGATCTGGACGATCTCTCGATAACCCCGACTGATAGGCAATATTTGACAAATATTGCTTCCCTGTGTGTTAAGAAACTCAACGAGGAGAAG GGTTCGTCTGCGGAAGTTGTAAGCATTGTGAGAGGCAATCTTAAACCAGGAGGTGGGTTTAAGCTTTACATCACCTTTATGGCTCGAGAGTATCCTAATGGTCCTCCCGTGGAGTATCAAGCCAAGGCCATGGATTTTGCAGGAGACAAAATACCTCCACTTCCCATTCTCTGCAGACCAGCGTCTAGCATGCTCTAA